In the genome of Salinigranum halophilum, the window AGTGGCCCGACGTCGTCGTCGACCCCCTCCCGACGTTCGTCGACGCCCTCGACGCCGACGCCGCTGGAATCCGTGCCAACGCGGCCGGCGTCGTCGGCGACGTCGCGACGACGCAGGCCGTCGCGGTCAAGCGGCACGTCGCCCCGCTCTTCGCGTGTCTCGACGACGCCGACGACGTCACGCGGGCGAACGCGTCGACGGCGCTCGCGCGCGTCGCCCGGGAGTTCCCCGAGGCGGTCACCGACCACGTCGACCCGCTCGTCGACGCGCTCGACGACGACCACCCGCTCGTTCGCGAGAACGCCTGCTGGACGCTGGGGTACCTCCGCGACGAGGCCTGCCACGCCCGCCCGGTGCTCGAACGCGTCCGGACCGACGACGGGGACGAGCGGGTCCGCGGCCGTGCGGCGTGGGCGCTCGACGAGGTCGGAGACGGCTCCTCGGTCGGCGCGACGGACTGAGCCAGTCGACCGCAACGCGTTTGAGCGCGCCCGGCAGACCCCACGTGTGACACGCCCCTCCGTCTCGCCGTTCTTCGCGCTCTACGTCTCCCGATTCGCCGGCGGCTTCGGGTTCATCACGCTCGCGACCCTCCTCCCGAAGTACATCGACGCGCTCGACCCCTCGGCCGTGACCGTGTTGGGGCTGACCCTCTCGGCGGGCGTCGTCATCGGACTCTTCACGACGGGGTTCACGCTCTCGTCTGGCCTGGCCGTCGTTCCCGTCGCCTGGTGGGGTGACCGCGGCGACAAGCGGCACGTCCTGCTCGCCGGACTCGTCCTCGGTGTCGGTGTCTACGCCGCGTACCCGTTCGTCGAGTCGAGCCTCGCGTTCATCCTCCTCCGAACCGTCCAGGGAGTCGTCTTCGTCGCCCTCTCGCTCATGTCGCTCGGACTCGTCGGACAACTCGCGACCACGGGTACCAGGGCCAACTACATCGGGAAGGCCAACGCCGCCGCGTTCGCCGCCTCCATCGTCGGCAGCCTGAGCGCGGGCCTGCTCTACGACCAGTTCGGCTTCGGCCCCGTGTTCACCGTCGTCACCGCCGTCTTCGTCGTCACGACGGCGCTCGTCTGGTGGCTGCTCCCGCCTGACGACACCGTCGTCGAGGGCTTTCCCTTCTCGGACCTCGCGCTCAACGGGCGTATCCTCACTATCGCGACCTTCCGCACGCAGTACGCCGTCGCCGTCACGTTGGTCCGGACGTGGGTGCCCATCTTCGCTGGCGTCTCCGCCGCGACCGGTGGCCTCGCGTACGGCGCGCTCGCGGTGAGCCTCACCGTCGTCGCCGAGAAGTTCACCAACATGCTCTCACAGCCGACGATGGGTCGACTCTCGGACCGATACGGCCGCGCGTCGTTCGTCGCCATCGGCGGGGCGCTCTACGGACTCGTCGCCCTCCTCGTCCCCTTCTCACCGGCGGTGGGAGCGGCGCTCGGCCTCCCCGCGACGCTTCCACTCCTCGGGCCGCTCTCTCCGGCGTTCCTCCCGCTCGTCGCCCTCAGCGGGTCGCTGGGCGTGGCCGACAGCCTCCGCGAACCCGCGAGCATGGCGCTGTTCGCCGACGAAGGGACCGACTCGGGCGGTGTCGCCTCCAGTTTCGGCGTCCGCGACCTGCTCTGGCGGCCGGGGAGCATCGCCGCACCACTCCTGGGGGGGTGGCTCATGACCGAAATCGGTATGTCGTGGGTGTTCTACGTCGGCGGCGCGTTCGCCCTGACCGGCGTTGCGGCCTTCGTCGGGACGCTCGTGGCGCTCCACGGCCCCGGGG includes:
- a CDS encoding MFS transporter, with amino-acid sequence MTRPSVSPFFALYVSRFAGGFGFITLATLLPKYIDALDPSAVTVLGLTLSAGVVIGLFTTGFTLSSGLAVVPVAWWGDRGDKRHVLLAGLVLGVGVYAAYPFVESSLAFILLRTVQGVVFVALSLMSLGLVGQLATTGTRANYIGKANAAAFAASIVGSLSAGLLYDQFGFGPVFTVVTAVFVVTTALVWWLLPPDDTVVEGFPFSDLALNGRILTIATFRTQYAVAVTLVRTWVPIFAGVSAATGGLAYGALAVSLTVVAEKFTNMLSQPTMGRLSDRYGRASFVAIGGALYGLVALLVPFSPAVGAALGLPATLPLLGPLSPAFLPLVALSGSLGVADSLREPASMALFADEGTDSGGVASSFGVRDLLWRPGSIAAPLLGGWLMTEIGMSWVFYVGGAFALTGVAAFVGTLVALHGPGALSEW